From Xenopus tropicalis strain Nigerian chromosome 3, UCB_Xtro_10.0, whole genome shotgun sequence, the proteins below share one genomic window:
- the usp3 gene encoding ubiquitin carboxyl-terminal hydrolase 3 isoform X2: MQHTVCMDCSSYSTYCYRCDDFVVNDTKLCLVQKVREHLQNLENSAFTAERHRKRKFLESASLSKKLLKVNGSTTALCATGLRNLGNTCFMNAILQSLSNIQQFCCYFKELPAVELRNGKTAGRRTYHTRSQGDVNVSLVEEFRKTLCALWQGNQTAFSPESLFYVVWKIMPNFRGYQQQDAHEFMRYLLDHLHLELQGEFDGSSHSVLSQANCSRSASNKCCINGASTVVTSVFGGVLQNEVNCLICGTESRKFDPFLDLSLDIPSQFRNKRCKNQENGPTCTLRDCLRSFTDLEELDETELYTCLKCKKKQKSTKKFWIQKLPKVLCLHLKRFHWTAYLRNKVDTYVDFPLRGLDMKSFLLEPENIGPESCLYDLAAVVVHHGSGVGSGHYTAYATHKGRWFHFNDSTVTLTEEETVAKAKAYILFYVERQVPATTEKL, translated from the exons ATGCAGCATACAGTGTGCATGGACTgcagcagttacagtacatattg TTACCGATGTGATGATTTTGTGGTAAACGATACaaaattgtgtttagtacagaagGTCCGGGAGCATTTGCAGAATTTGGAAAA CTCTGCTTTTACTGCTGAACGACATAGGAAAAGAAAATTCCTGGAGAGTGCCTCGCTAAGCAAGAAATTGTTGAAAGTAAAT gGAAGCACAACTGCTCTATGTGCTACTGGCCTTCGGAATCTTGGAAATACCTGCTTTATGAATGCAATTCTTCAATCGCTCAG CAACATTCAGCAGTTTTGCTGTTACTTCAAGGAACTGCCTGCCGTGGAACTTCGGAATGGTAAAACGGCTGGTCGACGGACCTACCATACACGAAGCCAGGGGGATGTTAATGT GTCACTCGTTGAGGAATTTAGAAAGACCTTGTGTGCGTTATGGCAGGGTAACCAGACTGCCTTTAGTCCTGAGTCGTTGTTCTATGTGGTGTGGAAAATAATGCCAAATTTCAG GGGATATCAGCAGCAAGATGCCCATGAGTTTATGCGTTATCTCTTAGATCACCTCCATCTGGAACTACAAGGCGAATTTGATGGCTCTTCTCATTCTGTCTTATCACAGGCTAACTGCAGCCGGTCTGCCAGTAACAAATGTTGTAT AAATGGTGCATCCACAGTGGTAACCTCGGTTTTTGGGGGAGTTCTGCAGAATGAAGTTAACTGCCTAATTTGTGGGACAGAATCAAGAAAATTTGATCCATTCCTAG ACCTCTCTTTAGATATTCCAAGCCAATTCCGAAACAAACGTTGTAAGAACCAAGAAAATGGACCAACCTGTACCCTGCGAG ACTGTCTTCGCAGCTTTACAGACTTGGAGGAACTAGATGAGACAGAACTCTACACATGTCTAAAATGCAAAAAGAAACAGAAGTCCACCAAAAAGTTCTGGATCCAGAAACTACCAAAG GTGCTATGCCTACACTTGAAGAGGTTCCATTGGACAGCTTACTTGAGGAACAAGGTGGACACATATGTAGATTTTCCTCTACGAGGATTGGATATGAAGTCCTTTTTGTTAGAG CCAGAAAATATTGGGCCAGAAAGCTGTCTGTATGATCTTGCAGCTGTAGTCGTTCATCATGGCTCGGG CGTTGGATCTGGTCACTACACTGCCTATGCTACCCATAAAGGGCGCTGGTTCCATTTCAATGACAGCACAGTGACACTCACAGAAGAGGAGACTGTGGCAAAAGCAAAAGCCTATATTCTTTTTTATGTGGAGCGCCAGGTTCCTGCCACAACTGAGAAACTATAA
- the usp3 gene encoding ubiquitin carboxyl-terminal hydrolase 3 isoform X1 encodes MECPHLTTSVCIVPDAAVFPNGCPSSWCCSVCRSNKSPWVCLTCSSVHCGRYVNGHAKKHYEDAQAPLNCHKRQEKTDKDRMQHTVCMDCSSYSTYCYRCDDFVVNDTKLCLVQKVREHLQNLENSAFTAERHRKRKFLESASLSKKLLKVNGSTTALCATGLRNLGNTCFMNAILQSLSNIQQFCCYFKELPAVELRNGKTAGRRTYHTRSQGDVNVSLVEEFRKTLCALWQGNQTAFSPESLFYVVWKIMPNFRGYQQQDAHEFMRYLLDHLHLELQGEFDGSSHSVLSQANCSRSASNKCCINGASTVVTSVFGGVLQNEVNCLICGTESRKFDPFLDLSLDIPSQFRNKRCKNQENGPTCTLRDCLRSFTDLEELDETELYTCLKCKKKQKSTKKFWIQKLPKVLCLHLKRFHWTAYLRNKVDTYVDFPLRGLDMKSFLLEPENIGPESCLYDLAAVVVHHGSGVGSGHYTAYATHKGRWFHFNDSTVTLTEEETVAKAKAYILFYVERQVPATTEKL; translated from the exons ATGGAGTGCCCGCACCTGACCACCAGTGTTTGTATTGTCCCGGACGCCGCCGTTTTTCCCAACGGCTGTCCTTCCTCATGGTGTTGCAGCG TTTGTCGCTCAAACAAGAGCCCCTGGGTCTGCTTGACTTGTTCCAGTGTCCACTGTGGAAG ATATGTAAATGGTCATGCAAAAAAGCATTATGAGGATGCCCAGGCTCCGCTTAATTGCCACAAACGGCAGGAAAAGACAGACAAAGACCGAATGCAGCATACAGTGTGCATGGACTgcagcagttacagtacatattg TTACCGATGTGATGATTTTGTGGTAAACGATACaaaattgtgtttagtacagaagGTCCGGGAGCATTTGCAGAATTTGGAAAA CTCTGCTTTTACTGCTGAACGACATAGGAAAAGAAAATTCCTGGAGAGTGCCTCGCTAAGCAAGAAATTGTTGAAAGTAAAT gGAAGCACAACTGCTCTATGTGCTACTGGCCTTCGGAATCTTGGAAATACCTGCTTTATGAATGCAATTCTTCAATCGCTCAG CAACATTCAGCAGTTTTGCTGTTACTTCAAGGAACTGCCTGCCGTGGAACTTCGGAATGGTAAAACGGCTGGTCGACGGACCTACCATACACGAAGCCAGGGGGATGTTAATGT GTCACTCGTTGAGGAATTTAGAAAGACCTTGTGTGCGTTATGGCAGGGTAACCAGACTGCCTTTAGTCCTGAGTCGTTGTTCTATGTGGTGTGGAAAATAATGCCAAATTTCAG GGGATATCAGCAGCAAGATGCCCATGAGTTTATGCGTTATCTCTTAGATCACCTCCATCTGGAACTACAAGGCGAATTTGATGGCTCTTCTCATTCTGTCTTATCACAGGCTAACTGCAGCCGGTCTGCCAGTAACAAATGTTGTAT AAATGGTGCATCCACAGTGGTAACCTCGGTTTTTGGGGGAGTTCTGCAGAATGAAGTTAACTGCCTAATTTGTGGGACAGAATCAAGAAAATTTGATCCATTCCTAG ACCTCTCTTTAGATATTCCAAGCCAATTCCGAAACAAACGTTGTAAGAACCAAGAAAATGGACCAACCTGTACCCTGCGAG ACTGTCTTCGCAGCTTTACAGACTTGGAGGAACTAGATGAGACAGAACTCTACACATGTCTAAAATGCAAAAAGAAACAGAAGTCCACCAAAAAGTTCTGGATCCAGAAACTACCAAAG GTGCTATGCCTACACTTGAAGAGGTTCCATTGGACAGCTTACTTGAGGAACAAGGTGGACACATATGTAGATTTTCCTCTACGAGGATTGGATATGAAGTCCTTTTTGTTAGAG CCAGAAAATATTGGGCCAGAAAGCTGTCTGTATGATCTTGCAGCTGTAGTCGTTCATCATGGCTCGGG CGTTGGATCTGGTCACTACACTGCCTATGCTACCCATAAAGGGCGCTGGTTCCATTTCAATGACAGCACAGTGACACTCACAGAAGAGGAGACTGTGGCAAAAGCAAAAGCCTATATTCTTTTTTATGTGGAGCGCCAGGTTCCTGCCACAACTGAGAAACTATAA
- the usp3 gene encoding ubiquitin carboxyl-terminal hydrolase 3 (The RefSeq protein has 1 frameshift compared to this genomic sequence), whose translation MQKKHYEDAQAPLNCHKRQEKTDKDRMQHTVCMDCSSYSTYCYRCDDFVVNDTKLCLVQKVREHLQNLENSAFTAERHRKRKFLESASLSKKLLKVNGSTTALCATGLRNLGNTCFMNAILQSLSNIQQFCCYFKELPAVELRNGKTAGRRTYHTRSQGDVNVSLVEEFRKTLCALWQGNQTAFSPESLFYVVWKIMPNFRGYQQQDAHEFMRYLLDHLHLELQGEFDGSSHSVLSQANCSRSASNKCCINGASTVVTSVFGGVLQNEVNCLICGTESRKFDPFLDLSLDIPSQFRNKRCKNQENGPTCTLRDCLRSFTDLEELDETELYTCLKCKKKQKSTKKFWIQKLPKVLCLHLKRFHWTAYLRNKVDTYVDFPLRGLDMKSFLLEPENIGPESCLYDLAAVVVHHGSGVGSGHYTAYATHKGRWFHFNDSTVTLTEEETVAKAKAYILFYVERQVPATTEKL comes from the exons ATGCAAAA GCATTATGAGGATGCCCAGGCTCCGCTTAATTGCCACAAACGGCAGGAAAAGACAGACAAAGACCGAATGCAGCATACAGTGTGCATGGACTgcagcagttacagtacatattg TTACCGATGTGATGATTTTGTGGTAAACGATACaaaattgtgtttagtacagaagGTCCGGGAGCATTTGCAGAATTTGGAAAA CTCTGCTTTTACTGCTGAACGACATAGGAAAAGAAAATTCCTGGAGAGTGCCTCGCTAAGCAAGAAATTGTTGAAAGTAAAT gGAAGCACAACTGCTCTATGTGCTACTGGCCTTCGGAATCTTGGAAATACCTGCTTTATGAATGCAATTCTTCAATCGCTCAG CAACATTCAGCAGTTTTGCTGTTACTTCAAGGAACTGCCTGCCGTGGAACTTCGGAATGGTAAAACGGCTGGTCGACGGACCTACCATACACGAAGCCAGGGGGATGTTAATGT GTCACTCGTTGAGGAATTTAGAAAGACCTTGTGTGCGTTATGGCAGGGTAACCAGACTGCCTTTAGTCCTGAGTCGTTGTTCTATGTGGTGTGGAAAATAATGCCAAATTTCAG GGGATATCAGCAGCAAGATGCCCATGAGTTTATGCGTTATCTCTTAGATCACCTCCATCTGGAACTACAAGGCGAATTTGATGGCTCTTCTCATTCTGTCTTATCACAGGCTAACTGCAGCCGGTCTGCCAGTAACAAATGTTGTAT AAATGGTGCATCCACAGTGGTAACCTCGGTTTTTGGGGGAGTTCTGCAGAATGAAGTTAACTGCCTAATTTGTGGGACAGAATCAAGAAAATTTGATCCATTCCTAG ACCTCTCTTTAGATATTCCAAGCCAATTCCGAAACAAACGTTGTAAGAACCAAGAAAATGGACCAACCTGTACCCTGCGAG ACTGTCTTCGCAGCTTTACAGACTTGGAGGAACTAGATGAGACAGAACTCTACACATGTCTAAAATGCAAAAAGAAACAGAAGTCCACCAAAAAGTTCTGGATCCAGAAACTACCAAAG GTGCTATGCCTACACTTGAAGAGGTTCCATTGGACAGCTTACTTGAGGAACAAGGTGGACACATATGTAGATTTTCCTCTACGAGGATTGGATATGAAGTCCTTTTTGTTAGAG CCAGAAAATATTGGGCCAGAAAGCTGTCTGTATGATCTTGCAGCTGTAGTCGTTCATCATGGCTCGGG CGTTGGATCTGGTCACTACACTGCCTATGCTACCCATAAAGGGCGCTGGTTCCATTTCAATGACAGCACAGTGACACTCACAGAAGAGGAGACTGTGGCAAAAGCAAAAGCCTATATTCTTTTTTATGTGGAGCGCCAGGTTCCTGCCACAACTGAGAAACTATAA